One Pagrus major chromosome 15, Pma_NU_1.0 DNA window includes the following coding sequences:
- the LOC141009430 gene encoding histone H2B 1/2/3/4/6, translating into MPETVKAPKKGSKKAVSKATKTGKKRRKSRRESYAIYVYKVLKQVHPDTGISSKAMGIMNSFVSDIFERIAGEASRLAHYNKRSTITSREIQTAVRLLLPGELAKHAVSEGTKAVTKYTSSK; encoded by the coding sequence ATGCCTGAGACCGTGAAAGCGCCCAAGAAGGGCTCCAAGAAAGCCGTGTCCAAAGCCACCAAGACCggcaagaagaggagaaagtcCAGGAGGGAGAGCTATGCTATCTACGTGTACAAGGTGCTGAAGCAGGTCCACCCCGACACCGGCATCTCCTCCAAGGCCATGGGCATCATGAACTCCTTCGTGAGCGACATCTTCGAGCGCATCGCCGGTGAGGCCTCTCGTCTGGCTCACTACAACAAGcgctccaccatcacctccagggAGATCCAGACCGCCGTGCGCCTGCTGCTGCCCGGTGAGCTGGCCAAGCACGCCGTGTCTGAGGGCACCAAGGCTGTGACCAAGTACACCAGCTCCAAGTAA
- the LOC141009511 gene encoding histone H3 encodes MARTKQTARKSTGGKAPRKQLATKAARKSAPATGGVKKPHRYRPGTVALREIRRYQKSTELLIRKLPFQRLVREIAQDFKTDLRFQSSAVMALQESSEAYLVGLFEDTNLCAIHAKRVTIMPKDIQLARRIRGERA; translated from the coding sequence atGGCAAGAACCAAGCAGACCGCCCGTAAATCCACCGGAGGCAAAGCCCCCAGGAAGCAGCTGGCCACCAAGGCTGCCCGTAAGAGCGCCCCGGCCACCGGCGGCGTCAAGAAGCCTCACCGCTACAGGCCCGGTACCGTGGCTCTCAGAGAGATCCGTCGCTACCAGAAATCCACCGAGCTGCTCATCCGCAAGCTGCCCTTCCAGCGCCTGGTCCGGGAGATCGCTCAGGACTTCAAGACCGACCTGCGCTTCCAGAGCTCCGCCGTCATGGCGCTGCAGGAGTCCAGCGAGGCTTACCTGGTCGGCCTCTTCGAGGACACCAACCTGTGCGCCATCCACGCCAAGAGGGTCACCATCATGCCCAAAGACATCCAGCTGGCCCGCCGCATCCGCGGAGAGAGAGCTTAG
- the LOC141009514 gene encoding histone H2A, with amino-acid sequence MSGRGKTGGKARAKAKTRSSRAGLQFPVGRVHRLLRKGNYAERVGAGAPVYLAAVLEYLTAEILELAGNAARDNKKTRIIPRHLQLAVRNDEELNKLLGGVTIAQGGVLPNIQAVLLPKKTEKAAKK; translated from the coding sequence ATGAGTGGAAGAGGCAAAACCGGCGGAAAGGCCCGAGCAAAGGCAAAGACCCGCTCCTCCCGTGCCGGGCTCCAGTTCCCAGTCGGCCGCGTCCACAGGCTGCTGCGCAAAGGCAACTATGCCGAGCGCGTCGGAGCCGGAGCCCCCGTCTACCTGGCGGCCGTGCTGGAGTACCTGACCGCTGAGATCCTGGAGCTGGCTGGAAACGCTGCCCGCGACAACAAGAAGACCAGGATCATCCCCCGTCACCTGCAGCTGGCCGTCCGCAACGACGAGGAGCTCAACAAGCTGCTGGGCGGAGTGACCATCGCTCAGGGCGGCGTGCTGCCCAACATCCAGGCCGTGCTGCTGCCCAAGAAGACCGAGAAGGCCGCCAAGAAGTAA